Genomic window (Escherichia fergusonii ATCC 35469):
AAGCGGCTGATGCCATGGTGAAGTCTGCCAATGTGCTGCTGGTCGGCTACGAAAAAATCGGCTCAGGACTGATCACCGTAATCGTGCGTGGCGATGTCGGTGCAGTAAAAGCAGCCACAGATGCAGGTTCTGCCGCCGCACGCAATGTAGGCGAAGTTAAAGCTGTTCACGTCATCCCACGCCCTCACACCGACGTAGAAAAAATCTTACCGAAGGGAATTAACCCATGAGTAGCAATGAACTGGTGGAACAGATCATGGCACAGGTAATCGCCCGCGTGGCGACGCCGGAACAAACGGTTACCCCTGATACCCCACAAACCAAACGAGAGACGGCTATGGCAGGAAAATGCAGTTTAACGGAATTTGTTGGCACCGCCATTGGCGACACTGTAGGTCTGGTGATTGCCAATGTTGATAGCGCATTGCTCGACGCAATGAAACTGGAGAAGCGCTATCGCTCTATTGGCATCCTGGGGGCCAGGGTCGGCGCGGGTCCTCATATCATGGCGGCAGACGAAGCCGTTAAAGCAACAAATACCGAAGTGATTAGTATCGAGCTTCCTCGCGACACCAAAGGCGGCGCTGGTCACGGTTCGCTGATCCTGTTAGGTGGCAATGATGTTTCCGATGTGAAACGCGGAATCGAAGTCGCACTGAAAGAGCTGGATCGCACCTTTGGTGATGTTTATGCCAACGAAGCC
Coding sequences:
- the pduA gene encoding propanediol utilization microcompartment protein PduA is translated as MQQEALGMVETKGLTAAIEAADAMVKSANVLLVGYEKIGSGLITVIVRGDVGAVKAATDAGSAAARNVGEVKAVHVIPRPHTDVEKILPKGINP
- the pduB gene encoding propanediol utilization microcompartment protein PduB — translated: MSSNELVEQIMAQVIARVATPEQTVTPDTPQTKRETAMAGKCSLTEFVGTAIGDTVGLVIANVDSALLDAMKLEKRYRSIGILGARVGAGPHIMAADEAVKATNTEVISIELPRDTKGGAGHGSLILLGGNDVSDVKRGIEVALKELDRTFGDVYANEAGHLELQYTARASYALEKAFGTPLGRACGVIVGAPASVGVLMADTALKSANVDVVAYSSPAKGTSYSNEVILVISGDSGAVRQAVISAREIGKTVLATLGSEPKNDRPSYI